From the Spiribacter sp. 2438 genome, one window contains:
- the metG gene encoding methionine--tRNA ligase, whose protein sequence is MSRKILVTSALPYANGPIHLGHLVEYIQTDIWVRFQKLQGNECWYVCADDAHGTPIMLKARERGLTPEALIDQIGTEHRRDFAGFHIDFDNYYSTHSPENRHYSELIYSRLRDGGYIDRQTITQAYDPREAMFLPDRYIKGTCPRCGADDQYGDNCEACGASYSPDELKNPVSVLSGETPVQKESEHYFFRLQDFEDMLRHWARSEGLQDEVANKLQEWFDAGLRAWDISRDEPYFGFEIPDAPGKYFYVWLDAPIGYMASFQDLCNRRGIDFDDFWAADSDAELYHFIGKDIVYFHALFWPAMLHGAGFRTPTRVCAHGFLTVDGQKMSKSRGTFIMAETYLRHLNPEYLRYYFAAKLGSGVHDIDLSLEDFSQRVNADLVGKLVNIASRCAGFIHKRFEGRLSPHLDSPELFRRFSAEAENISGLYEDRSFARVVREVMALADEANQYIDEQKPWVAIKDPEQAASVQAVCTTGINLFRLLMLYLKPVLPETARAAETFLNVESMQWSDASQPLLDHDIAPFKPLLTRVDPDAIAAVIDESKDSLRAT, encoded by the coding sequence ATGAGCCGCAAGATACTGGTCACCAGTGCCCTGCCCTATGCCAATGGCCCGATTCATCTGGGTCATCTGGTGGAATACATCCAGACCGACATCTGGGTCCGCTTCCAGAAGCTGCAGGGCAATGAGTGCTGGTATGTCTGCGCCGATGACGCCCATGGCACGCCGATCATGCTCAAGGCCCGGGAGCGGGGCCTGACCCCGGAAGCGCTGATTGATCAGATTGGCACCGAGCACCGGCGGGATTTCGCCGGCTTTCACATCGATTTTGACAACTACTACAGCACTCATTCGCCGGAGAACCGCCACTACTCCGAGCTGATTTACAGCCGGTTGCGGGATGGCGGCTATATCGATCGTCAGACCATTACTCAGGCCTACGATCCGCGGGAGGCGATGTTCCTGCCCGATCGCTACATCAAGGGCACCTGCCCGCGGTGCGGGGCGGATGATCAATATGGCGACAACTGCGAAGCCTGCGGCGCCAGTTACTCGCCGGATGAGCTGAAAAATCCGGTGTCGGTGCTCTCCGGCGAGACCCCGGTGCAGAAGGAGTCCGAGCACTATTTCTTCCGGCTCCAGGATTTCGAAGACATGCTGCGTCACTGGGCCCGAAGCGAAGGCCTGCAGGACGAGGTGGCCAACAAGCTCCAGGAGTGGTTCGACGCCGGCCTGCGCGCCTGGGACATCTCCCGTGACGAGCCATATTTCGGCTTTGAAATCCCGGACGCACCGGGCAAGTATTTTTATGTCTGGCTGGACGCGCCCATCGGCTACATGGCCAGCTTCCAGGATCTCTGCAATCGCCGCGGCATCGACTTTGACGACTTCTGGGCCGCCGATTCGGACGCTGAGCTCTATCATTTCATCGGCAAGGACATCGTCTATTTTCATGCGCTGTTCTGGCCGGCCATGCTCCATGGCGCCGGCTTCCGCACCCCCACCCGGGTCTGCGCCCACGGGTTTCTCACCGTGGACGGCCAGAAGATGTCCAAGTCCCGGGGCACCTTCATCATGGCCGAAACCTATCTGCGCCATCTGAACCCCGAGTACCTGCGGTATTACTTTGCGGCCAAACTGGGCAGCGGTGTGCATGACATCGACCTGAGCCTGGAGGACTTCAGTCAGCGGGTGAATGCCGATCTGGTGGGCAAGCTGGTGAATATCGCCAGCCGTTGCGCCGGGTTCATTCACAAGCGGTTCGAGGGGCGGTTGAGCCCCCACCTGGATAGCCCCGAGCTGTTCCGGCGGTTCAGCGCCGAAGCCGAAAACATCAGTGGCCTCTACGAGGATCGCTCCTTTGCCCGGGTGGTGCGCGAGGTGATGGCCCTGGCCGATGAGGCCAATCAGTACATTGACGAGCAGAAACCCTGGGTCGCCATTAAAGACCCGGAACAGGCTGCCTCCGTGCAGGCGGTCTGCACCACCGGCATCAACCTGTTCCGCCTGCTGATGCTCTACCTCAAGCCGGTGCTGCCGGAGACGGCCCGGGCGGCGGAAACCTTCCTCAATGTCGAGTCCATGCAGTGGAGTGACGCCAGTCAGCCGCTGCTGGATCACGACATCGCGCCTTTCAAGCCACTGCTTACCCGGGTGGACCCGGACGCCATTGCCGCGGTCATCGACGAGTCAAAAGACAGCCTGAGAGCCACATGA
- a CDS encoding shikimate kinase has translation MDTTPDNVVLIGMPGAGKSTVGVLLARELGLDFVDTDLLIQRREGRRLQDIVDTGGHQALRRIEAEVLTRLDCRGHVIATGGSAVYSEAAMAQLSHHGVIVHLDVTLAVIAARVTDFDTRGIARAAGQSLEDLYRERQALYRHYADLTVDVSHRDQAASARAIAAALRESDAWPAGSGIISGS, from the coding sequence ATGGACACGACACCGGACAACGTGGTGCTAATCGGCATGCCAGGCGCGGGCAAGAGCACGGTGGGAGTGCTGCTGGCCCGGGAACTCGGGCTGGATTTCGTGGACACCGACCTGCTGATTCAACGACGGGAGGGGCGGCGCCTGCAGGACATCGTCGATACCGGCGGTCATCAGGCGCTGCGACGAATCGAGGCGGAGGTGCTGACAAGGCTGGACTGCCGGGGCCACGTCATCGCCACCGGTGGCAGCGCGGTGTACAGCGAGGCGGCCATGGCTCAACTGAGCCACCATGGCGTGATCGTGCATTTGGATGTGACGCTGGCGGTGATCGCGGCGCGGGTGACCGACTTCGATACCCGCGGCATCGCCCGGGCCGCCGGCCAGTCGCTGGAAGACCTGTACCGGGAGCGACAGGCCCTGTATCGCCACTACGCCGATCTCACCGTGGATGTCAGTCATCGGGACCAGGCGGCCAGCGCCCGGGCCATCGCGGCGGCCCTGCGGGAGAGTGATGCCTGGCCCGCCGGCTCTGGCATAATATCGGGTTCCTGA
- the apbC gene encoding iron-sulfur cluster carrier protein ApbC, with protein sequence MPELSRATVEDALSRWTEPSLGTDLVSAGAVQAVEITEAGVRIHLKLGFPVDRYRAELQANVRDAVTAATGAESVTVEVDWAVSARQVQAALKPLESVRNIVAVASAKGGVGKSTSAANLALALSDEGARVGLLDADIYGPSQPRMMGVAGRRPESPDGKTLTPLDNYGVQVMSIGFLIEEDSPMVWRGPMVTQALTQLLNESRWEALDYLVIDLPPGTGDIQLTLSQKVPVAGAVVITTPQDIATLDARKGVKMFEKVNVPVLGILENMSIHCCSQCGHEEHIFGAGGGQRLAEQEGVELLGSLPLDISIREQADRGQPTVVADPHSAAAERYRQAARRTAALLSLQDPAGASRFPNIVVDDN encoded by the coding sequence ATGCCGGAGCTGTCCCGTGCAACCGTCGAAGATGCCTTGAGCCGCTGGACGGAACCCAGTCTGGGGACCGATCTGGTGAGTGCCGGTGCCGTGCAGGCGGTGGAGATCACCGAGGCGGGTGTCCGGATTCATCTGAAGCTGGGGTTTCCGGTGGATCGCTACCGCGCCGAGCTGCAGGCGAACGTCCGTGATGCCGTGACGGCAGCCACGGGTGCCGAGTCGGTGACGGTGGAGGTGGACTGGGCGGTCTCTGCCCGGCAGGTGCAGGCGGCGCTCAAGCCCCTGGAGTCGGTCCGCAACATCGTTGCGGTGGCGTCTGCCAAGGGGGGTGTCGGCAAATCCACCAGCGCGGCCAATCTGGCGCTGGCGCTTTCCGATGAGGGCGCGCGGGTGGGGCTGCTGGATGCGGACATCTATGGCCCCAGCCAGCCGCGGATGATGGGCGTGGCGGGGCGTCGGCCGGAAAGCCCCGATGGCAAGACCCTGACGCCCCTGGACAATTATGGCGTCCAGGTGATGTCCATCGGATTTCTGATTGAAGAGGATTCTCCCATGGTCTGGCGGGGTCCGATGGTTACCCAGGCGTTGACCCAGCTGCTCAACGAATCCCGCTGGGAGGCGCTGGATTACCTGGTGATTGACCTGCCTCCCGGGACCGGTGACATCCAGCTGACGCTGTCCCAGAAAGTGCCGGTGGCCGGGGCCGTGGTGATCACCACGCCCCAGGACATTGCCACCCTGGATGCACGCAAGGGCGTCAAGATGTTCGAGAAGGTCAACGTTCCGGTGCTGGGCATTCTCGAGAACATGAGCATTCACTGCTGTAGCCAGTGCGGGCACGAAGAACATATTTTCGGCGCCGGTGGTGGTCAGCGTCTGGCCGAGCAGGAGGGCGTGGAACTGCTGGGCTCCCTGCCCCTGGATATTTCCATTCGGGAGCAGGCCGACCGGGGCCAGCCCACCGTGGTGGCGGACCCTCATTCCGCGGCTGCCGAGCGCTACCGGCAGGCTGCCCGCCGCACGGCGGCGCTGCTCTCGCTGCAGGATCCCGCGGGTGCCAGCCGCTTCCCCAACATCGTCGTCGACGACAACTAG
- the dcd gene encoding dCTP deaminase yields MSIKSDRWIRERAKEGMIEPFEPGQVRENAGGRMISYGTSSYGYDVRCADHFKIFTNINSAVVDPKAFDESSFVDVRADVCIIPPNSFALASTVEYFRIPRNVLTICLGKSTYARCGIIVNVTPLEPEWEGHVTLEFSNTTTLPAKIYANEGVAQMLFLESDEVCESSYKDRAGKYMGQRGVTLPRP; encoded by the coding sequence GTGAGCATCAAATCGGATCGCTGGATCAGAGAGAGAGCCAAAGAGGGCATGATCGAGCCCTTCGAGCCCGGGCAGGTCAGGGAGAATGCCGGCGGACGGATGATCTCCTATGGCACGTCCAGCTACGGCTATGACGTGCGCTGCGCGGATCACTTCAAGATTTTCACCAACATCAACTCGGCGGTGGTGGATCCGAAAGCCTTCGACGAGTCCAGCTTTGTGGATGTGCGCGCCGACGTCTGCATCATCCCGCCCAACAGCTTCGCTCTGGCCAGCACCGTGGAATACTTCCGGATTCCCCGCAATGTGCTCACCATCTGCCTGGGGAAATCCACGTACGCCCGCTGCGGCATCATCGTCAACGTCACGCCCCTGGAGCCGGAGTGGGAAGGACACGTGACCCTGGAGTTCTCCAACACCACCACCCTGCCGGCGAAAATCTATGCCAATGAGGGGGTGGCGCAGATGCTTTTCCTGGAGTCCGACGAAGTCTGCGAATCGTCCTACAAGGATCGGGCCGGCAAATACATGGGTCAACGGGGCGTCACACTGCCACGCCCCTGA
- a CDS encoding DUF3108 domain-containing protein, producing MKGGRLAMMALALLAVIGAAQASPPPPEFEARYQLQRVGITLGEAHLQFRRPFPERYDYRLHTRATGPARLVVRAEVEESSRGRITEQGFRPDVYRYQRRGDDDEREAELRFNWARLQVVNDIEDYPWRMDITPDTIDRVISPLQLMHDLGHREGSEDRLVYQVADGGELRAYTLHIEGYERVSTPAGEFEALRIRRQDPDRDRYTLLWCAPSLHYLAVQIEQHEDDSLNVRMRLAEVEGLGGEG from the coding sequence ATGAAAGGCGGGCGACTGGCGATGATGGCACTGGCCCTGCTGGCGGTGATCGGTGCCGCCCAGGCCAGCCCGCCACCGCCGGAATTCGAAGCGCGCTACCAGTTGCAACGGGTGGGCATCACTCTCGGCGAGGCCCACCTGCAGTTTCGCCGGCCCTTCCCCGAGCGCTATGACTATCGCCTCCACACTCGGGCCACTGGCCCGGCTCGGCTGGTGGTTCGCGCCGAAGTGGAAGAGTCCAGCCGTGGCCGGATTACCGAGCAGGGGTTCCGTCCGGATGTCTACCGTTACCAGCGACGCGGCGACGACGACGAACGCGAGGCCGAACTGCGGTTCAACTGGGCGCGCCTGCAGGTGGTCAATGACATCGAGGATTACCCCTGGCGCATGGACATCACGCCGGACACCATCGACCGGGTGATCAGCCCACTGCAGTTAATGCATGACCTCGGCCATCGTGAAGGGTCCGAGGATCGTCTGGTCTACCAGGTGGCCGATGGCGGAGAACTCAGGGCCTATACCCTGCACATCGAAGGTTACGAGCGGGTCAGCACCCCGGCCGGTGAGTTCGAAGCACTGCGGATCCGCCGTCAGGACCCCGACCGGGACCGCTACACCCTGCTCTGGTGTGCCCCCTCACTGCACTATCTGGCCGTTCAGATCGAGCAGCATGAAGACGACAGCCTGAACGTGCGGATGCGCCTCGCCGAGGTCGAGGGCCTCGGCGGCGAGGGCTGA
- the purN gene encoding phosphoribosylglycinamide formyltransferase has product MTRADLRIAVLISGSGSNLQALLDAIAGGEIAGRIVRVISNRAEAGGLERARRAGVETEVLPHGDYPDRETYDAALAARLNTVSPDLVVLAGFMRILSDGFVEAFQGRLVNIHPSLLPAYRGLHTHARALQAGDREHGCSVHYVIPALDAGPVIAQASLPVHETDTPESLETRVRTLEHRLYPLVVRWIADGRVAMRAGRVCLDGEPLSRPPCITAGTP; this is encoded by the coding sequence ATGACCCGAGCCGATCTGCGGATCGCGGTGTTGATCTCCGGATCCGGCAGCAACCTCCAGGCGCTGCTGGATGCCATCGCCGGCGGCGAAATTGCAGGCCGGATCGTCCGGGTGATCAGCAACCGGGCCGAGGCCGGTGGCCTGGAGCGTGCCCGCCGCGCCGGGGTAGAAACCGAAGTCCTGCCCCATGGTGACTATCCGGACCGGGAGACCTACGACGCGGCGCTCGCCGCGCGGCTGAATACGGTCAGCCCGGATCTGGTGGTGCTGGCGGGATTCATGCGCATCCTCTCCGATGGCTTTGTTGAGGCGTTCCAGGGACGGCTGGTGAATATTCATCCCTCGCTGCTGCCGGCCTATCGCGGGCTGCACACCCACGCCCGGGCGCTACAGGCCGGTGACCGGGAGCATGGCTGCAGTGTCCATTACGTAATCCCGGCCCTCGATGCGGGCCCGGTGATTGCCCAGGCAAGTCTGCCGGTGCACGAGACGGACACGCCGGAATCGCTGGAGACGCGGGTGCGGACGCTGGAACATCGGCTCTATCCCCTGGTGGTGCGCTGGATCGCGGACGGGCGGGTCGCCATGCGGGCGGGACGGGTCTGCCTGGATGGCGAGCCATTGTCGCGTCCGCCCTGCATAACCGCCGGGACCCCCTGA
- the purM gene encoding phosphoribosylformylglycinamidine cyclo-ligase, with amino-acid sequence MTKRDAEEGLTYRDAGVDIEAGAALVERIGGAVASTRRAGMLGGLGGFGGLFELPVDRYRRPVLVSGTDGVGTKLRLALDTGRHEGIGVDLVAMCVNDVIVTGAEPLFFLDYYATGRLDLEVAEQVIKGIADGCRQAGAGLIGGETAEMPGIYGDGDYDLAGFCVGVVERDEIIDGSRIRPGDAVIAVASSGAHANGYSLIRRIIERDPRGMNRELDGQSLTDLLLEPTRIYVRSLQRLRDEVPLNGLCHITGGGLTENLPRIIPAPLAARIDTRSWDWPVLFQWLQQTGDVATEEMLRTFNCGVGMVAVVPAAAVNDALDVLRATGEQAWLLGDVAASGGPAVSYTEGS; translated from the coding sequence TTGACCAAGCGCGACGCAGAGGAAGGACTCACCTATCGGGACGCCGGCGTCGACATCGAGGCCGGGGCCGCCCTGGTGGAGCGCATTGGCGGTGCCGTGGCCTCGACCCGGCGGGCCGGGATGCTGGGTGGCCTGGGCGGTTTTGGCGGCCTGTTCGAGCTGCCCGTGGACCGATACCGACGGCCCGTGCTGGTCTCGGGCACGGATGGCGTCGGCACCAAGTTGCGCCTCGCCCTGGACACCGGCCGGCACGAGGGCATCGGTGTCGACCTGGTGGCCATGTGTGTTAACGACGTCATTGTCACCGGCGCCGAGCCGCTGTTTTTCCTCGACTATTACGCCACCGGCCGACTCGATCTCGAGGTGGCGGAACAGGTCATCAAGGGGATTGCCGATGGCTGTCGCCAGGCCGGGGCCGGACTGATCGGTGGCGAGACCGCCGAAATGCCGGGCATTTACGGCGACGGTGACTATGATCTGGCCGGTTTCTGTGTTGGCGTGGTGGAGCGGGACGAAATCATTGACGGCAGCCGGATACGGCCTGGCGACGCGGTGATCGCAGTGGCCAGCAGCGGCGCCCACGCCAATGGCTATTCACTGATCCGGCGGATTATCGAACGGGATCCGCGGGGCATGAACCGCGAGTTGGACGGTCAGAGCCTGACGGATCTCCTGCTCGAGCCCACCCGGATCTATGTCCGGTCCCTGCAGCGGCTCAGGGACGAGGTGCCGCTCAACGGGCTTTGCCACATCACCGGCGGCGGCCTCACCGAGAACCTGCCCCGAATCATTCCTGCGCCGCTGGCAGCTCGTATCGACACCCGCAGCTGGGACTGGCCGGTCCTTTTCCAGTGGCTGCAGCAGACCGGCGACGTGGCCACCGAAGAGATGCTCCGCACCTTCAACTGCGGCGTCGGCATGGTCGCCGTGGTGCCCGCGGCGGCGGTGAATGACGCGCTGGACGTCCTCAGGGCGACCGGCGAGCAGGCCTGGCTGCTCGGCGATGTGGCGGCGAGCGGCGGGCCGGCGGTGAGCTACACGGAGGGATCATGA
- a CDS encoding DUF2066 domain-containing protein, giving the protein MTTRHPALLVLLVGLLGALLTSPGLARDLPSPGRVEVPVADQTDRARQAATAAGIDGVLKRLTGDPAVTETAAAAEMRDQADDYLQGFSYRRGEDGDSFLVARYDVRRLREALVAADIPIWPQRPPTVLAWVSMDDGDGPRILQSGDPGELGDQLAHAAADLGVRMLFPIMDLQDLAAISHADIAAGFVDPVIDASGRYGSDRLLAGQVVARGGAARVGWMLVDPEQATTRRWRVTGEAAGQLVDETLEPLLEQLRERFTYLPDLGARGRLTVRVVGIRDLAIHDRVTERLESLAGVAQVITLGVRGDAADFELSISVEPDQVRDSLNRDARLVATTDGYRWE; this is encoded by the coding sequence ATGACAACCCGCCATCCTGCTTTGCTTGTCCTGCTCGTCGGTCTGCTGGGGGCGCTGCTCACCTCACCGGGGCTGGCCAGGGATCTGCCCTCGCCGGGCCGGGTCGAGGTGCCTGTGGCGGATCAGACCGATCGTGCCCGCCAGGCGGCGACCGCGGCAGGCATCGACGGGGTGTTGAAACGGCTGACCGGCGATCCCGCCGTTACCGAGACAGCGGCGGCCGCCGAGATGCGCGACCAGGCCGATGATTACCTGCAGGGATTCTCCTACCGGCGGGGCGAGGACGGCGATTCCTTTCTGGTGGCCCGTTATGACGTTCGCCGGCTGCGCGAAGCGCTGGTGGCGGCGGACATCCCCATCTGGCCGCAGCGTCCACCGACGGTGCTGGCGTGGGTGTCCATGGATGACGGGGACGGCCCCCGCATCCTGCAGTCGGGCGATCCCGGGGAGCTGGGGGATCAGCTGGCACACGCGGCCGCGGACCTGGGGGTTCGCATGCTTTTTCCGATCATGGATCTGCAGGATCTCGCCGCCATTTCCCATGCGGACATTGCCGCCGGCTTCGTGGATCCGGTAATCGATGCCTCCGGGCGCTACGGGTCGGATCGCCTGCTGGCGGGCCAGGTGGTGGCGCGAGGCGGTGCTGCCCGGGTCGGCTGGATGCTGGTGGATCCGGAGCAGGCCACCACGCGGCGCTGGCGCGTGACCGGCGAGGCGGCGGGGCAGCTAGTGGACGAAACGCTGGAACCCCTGCTGGAACAGCTTCGGGAGCGGTTCACCTATCTTCCGGACCTAGGCGCCCGCGGCCGCCTGACGGTCCGGGTGGTCGGCATCCGGGATCTGGCGATCCATGACCGGGTGACCGAGCGGCTGGAGTCCCTGGCGGGGGTCGCTCAAGTGATCACGCTTGGCGTGCGCGGGGATGCGGCGGATTTCGAGCTGTCGATCAGCGTCGAACCCGATCAGGTCCGGGACTCTCTCAATCGCGATGCCCGGTTGGTGGCCACCACGGACGGTTATCGCTGGGAATGA
- the hda gene encoding DnaA regulatory inactivator Hda has protein sequence MDFSQLALDFRWDQSSDLACFVAQGNEEAVAAVEALETPHAQWLFFSGPADCGKTHLLHAACAQRGQGGQAAVYVSLAEHGGGSPALLEGLEHMALVAIDDLHEVAGRPDWEEAIFHTYNRLRDAGGQLMVAADRTPAGLEMGLPDLVSRLQAMLSLRLTPPDDERRRRILEQAARRRGLHLPPESVNYLLSREARDLSHLMALMDRLDAASLRSARRLTVPFIRGVLAG, from the coding sequence GTGGATTTTTCGCAACTGGCACTGGACTTTCGGTGGGATCAGTCCAGTGATCTGGCCTGCTTTGTCGCTCAGGGCAACGAGGAAGCCGTTGCGGCGGTGGAGGCCCTGGAGACGCCCCATGCCCAGTGGCTTTTTTTCTCAGGGCCGGCTGACTGCGGCAAAACCCATCTGCTGCACGCGGCCTGCGCGCAGCGGGGTCAGGGCGGACAGGCGGCGGTTTATGTCTCCCTGGCCGAGCATGGCGGCGGTTCGCCGGCCCTGCTGGAGGGGCTGGAGCACATGGCCCTGGTGGCCATTGATGATCTGCATGAGGTGGCCGGGCGGCCGGATTGGGAAGAAGCGATTTTTCACACCTACAACCGGCTTCGGGACGCCGGTGGACAATTGATGGTGGCGGCAGATCGCACGCCGGCGGGCCTCGAGATGGGTCTGCCGGATCTGGTGTCCCGGCTGCAGGCCATGCTCTCGTTGCGCCTGACCCCGCCGGATGACGAGCGGCGGCGTCGCATTCTCGAGCAGGCGGCCCGTCGGCGAGGACTGCACCTGCCCCCGGAAAGCGTTAACTATCTGCTGAGCCGGGAGGCTCGGGACCTGTCGCACCTCATGGCGCTGATGGATCGCCTGGATGCCGCGTCCCTCCGATCAGCCCGCCGACTGACGGTTCCGTTCATTCGCGGGGTGCTTGCCGGCTAG
- a CDS encoding DUF2069 domain-containing protein: protein MSDAGEIRETATTVAPSPLYKVAVASYISLMALLAAWVLVLDPPPPAVRILLLVIFLLPLMLGLPGLLARRRYTMQWTGMLSLAYFVHGLIAATGLGLGRWLGSIEVLLALTYFGCSLLVLRYGKRAHQAAKAARDASESSTDTPADN from the coding sequence GTGAGTGACGCCGGCGAGATCCGGGAAACCGCGACCACCGTGGCCCCCAGCCCCCTCTACAAGGTGGCGGTGGCGTCCTACATCAGCCTGATGGCGCTGCTGGCGGCGTGGGTGTTAGTGCTCGACCCTCCCCCGCCGGCGGTTCGCATCCTGCTGCTGGTGATCTTTCTATTGCCCCTGATGCTGGGCCTGCCGGGCCTGCTGGCCCGCCGCCGCTACACCATGCAGTGGACCGGCATGCTGAGCCTTGCCTATTTCGTGCATGGGCTGATTGCGGCCACGGGCCTGGGGCTCGGCCGCTGGCTGGGCAGCATCGAGGTGCTGCTGGCGCTGACCTATTTCGGCTGCAGTCTGCTGGTGCTGCGCTACGGCAAACGGGCCCACCAGGCGGCCAAGGCCGCCAGGGACGCCTCTGAGTCGAGTACCGACACCCCGGCGGACAACTAG
- the wrbA gene encoding NAD(P)H:quinone oxidoreductase: protein MQCEILVLYYSRHGATHDMARQVAHGVESIPGAEARVRTVPPVSEVSEATAPAVPEAGAPYAVLDDLAECQGLVMGSPTRFGNMAAPLKHYIDQTTGLWLSGALDGRPAGVFTSTGSLHGGQETTLISMMLPLLHHGMYLVGLPYSEPGLTATTSGGTPYGPSHLAGGDSDRPVDDTEAELCRCLGARVARAAIQLKRGQESTRE, encoded by the coding sequence ATGCAATGTGAAATTCTGGTTCTCTATTATAGCCGTCACGGGGCCACCCATGACATGGCCCGCCAGGTCGCCCATGGCGTTGAATCCATCCCTGGCGCCGAGGCCCGGGTGCGAACGGTACCGCCGGTCTCAGAAGTCAGCGAAGCCACCGCACCCGCCGTGCCGGAGGCCGGGGCTCCGTACGCAGTCCTCGACGACCTGGCGGAGTGTCAGGGCTTGGTCATGGGGAGCCCGACCCGGTTTGGCAACATGGCCGCGCCCCTCAAGCATTACATCGACCAGACCACCGGGCTCTGGCTCAGCGGCGCTCTTGATGGCCGACCCGCGGGGGTATTCACCTCCACGGGGAGCCTTCACGGGGGTCAGGAAACCACGCTGATTTCCATGATGCTGCCGCTGCTGCATCACGGCATGTACCTGGTGGGACTGCCCTATTCCGAACCGGGGCTCACCGCCACCACCTCCGGCGGAACGCCCTACGGTCCGAGCCACCTGGCGGGCGGCGACTCCGACCGGCCGGTGGACGATACCGAGGCCGAGCTCTGCCGCTGCCTCGGCGCCCGGGTCGCCCGCGCCGCCATCCAGCTGAAACGCGGACAGGAGTCCACCCGTGAGTGA
- a CDS encoding acylphosphatase — MTTHTDTCRRFIVTGRVQGVWYRASTQDQAQSLGLRGQVRNCPDGRVEVIACGAPEALKALEAWLWDGPAEARVRSVDSSPADDPSHPDFVIA; from the coding sequence ATGACGACGCACACCGACACATGCCGGCGTTTCATCGTGACCGGACGCGTCCAGGGCGTCTGGTATCGGGCCTCCACCCAGGATCAGGCCCAAAGCCTGGGGCTTCGGGGGCAGGTAAGAAACTGCCCGGATGGCCGGGTGGAAGTCATCGCCTGCGGCGCACCCGAGGCGTTGAAGGCGCTGGAAGCCTGGCTCTGGGACGGGCCCGCGGAGGCCCGGGTTCGCAGCGTCGACTCAAGCCCGGCGGACGATCCGAGTCATCCGGATTTCGTGATCGCCTGA
- a CDS encoding cytochrome c, protein MRTFRMMTAGLLGLFMSLPLTALAEEGDPILGREKAYTCMGCHAIDGYRNAYPAFRVPRIGGQHAQYIVSSLQAYKNGDRRHPTMQAIAGTLSEQDKRDIAAYFEAFGRSETP, encoded by the coding sequence ATGAGAACCTTCCGAATGATGACAGCCGGGCTGTTGGGGCTGTTCATGAGTCTGCCACTGACCGCTCTTGCTGAAGAGGGCGATCCGATTCTGGGTCGCGAGAAAGCCTATACCTGTATGGGATGTCACGCGATTGACGGTTACCGCAATGCCTATCCAGCCTTTCGGGTGCCTCGCATCGGCGGGCAGCACGCGCAATACATCGTTTCCTCTCTGCAGGCCTACAAGAACGGTGATCGGCGGCATCCCACCATGCAGGCCATCGCTGGGACCCTGTCCGAGCAGGACAAGCGGGACATTGCCGCTTATTTTGAGGCCTTCGGGCGGAGTGAAACACCATGA
- a CDS encoding cytochrome c produces MNRSIAFVLGLVMSLVGSAASAQAVGDPIAGQEKAQTCIACHGAKGAADNPEFPILAGQHADYLLHTLRAYQSGDRVNAIMNGQAANLSEEDMRDLAAFYSQLEPALHTPDRSRR; encoded by the coding sequence ATGAACCGATCCATCGCTTTCGTGCTGGGTCTCGTGATGAGCCTGGTCGGCTCCGCCGCATCGGCTCAGGCCGTCGGTGATCCGATTGCGGGCCAGGAAAAGGCTCAGACCTGCATTGCCTGTCATGGGGCGAAAGGCGCTGCGGACAATCCCGAATTTCCGATTCTGGCGGGTCAGCATGCCGACTACCTGCTGCATACCCTGCGGGCCTATCAGTCCGGCGACCGCGTCAACGCCATCATGAACGGGCAGGCCGCCAACCTCAGCGAAGAGGACATGCGGGATTTGGCGGCTTTCTACAGCCAGCTGGAGCCGGCGCTTCACACCCCCGATCGATCGCGCAGGTAG